One region of Wyeomyia smithii strain HCP4-BCI-WySm-NY-G18 chromosome 3, ASM2978416v1, whole genome shotgun sequence genomic DNA includes:
- the LOC129731399 gene encoding uncharacterized protein LOC129731399 — translation MNVLCDEWTYRHPGKPMSIFDLPAIIDSALERSATERNIKAGFRASGIWPFNPDVFTALDYAPSSVTGPSLVDEIIPGSLLDTLCRIRPIPRAPPRATGRRGRKPGRAAILTDPTEIALMEQNIQAKGVARPTQRRVGRPRKATVQFHRLVSAPPRPTMVVIKRPPGRPRKSQAAADKRPVGRPRKPPVVILKRPVGRPPKSLAIAKRPVGRPPKYPTIAKRPVGRPAQSKGTAKRPVGRPRKIKTPVGRPPKQPATKIRHESE, via the exons ATGAATGTGCTGTGCGACGAATGGACATACAGGCATCCCGGAAAGCCGATGTCTATTTTTGACCTTCCGGCTATCATCGACAGCGCTCTCGAACGGAGTGCCACGGAGCGAAACATCAAGGCCGGGTTCCGGGCATCAGGTATTTGGCCCTTCAACCCGGATGTATTCACTGCATTGGATTATGCTCCATCATCAGTGACAGGACCTTCCTTGGTTGACGAAATAATACCAGGATCACTGCTGGACACTCTTTGCAGAATCAGACCAATCCCGCGGGCACCACCGCGTGCTACAGGCAGACGAGGACGAAAACCTGGACGAGCTGCTATACTGACGGACCCCACTGAAATCGCTCTGAtg GAACAAAACATACAAGCGAAGGGAGTAGCCCGACCCACTCAACGGCGAGTAGGCCGACCACGTAAAGCAactgtgcagtttcatcgccTCGTTAGTGCACCACCAAGACCAACGATGGTGGTGATAAAGAGACCACCTGGAAGACCCCGCAAATCACAGGCTGCAGCggataagaggcccgttggccgaccccGCAAGCCTCCAGTCGTTATACTAAAAAGGCCTGTTGGCCGACCTCCAAAGTCACTAgccattgctaagaggcccgttggccgaccaccaaagtatccaaccattgctaagaggcccgttggccgacctgCTCAAAGTAaaggcactgccaagaggcccgttggccgcccACGCAAGATTAAGACGCCTGTTGGTAGGCCACCGAAACAACCAGCAACCAAAATAAGACATGaatctgaataa